A stretch of Schistocerca nitens isolate TAMUIC-IGC-003100 chromosome 6, iqSchNite1.1, whole genome shotgun sequence DNA encodes these proteins:
- the LOC126262317 gene encoding cytochrome P450 6k1-like isoform X2 gives MAVIFDFWMTEMLALLSTIFVIIYVTFKINYTYWKKKGLPYLEPSFPLGNAWDTTLMRKSPGEDMRDVYFEGKGKSVVGIYTINSPILIFRDPDLIKTIMVKDFNYFPDRGIYIDEETDHLSAHLFFLGGTKWKSLRQKLTPTFTSGKMRAMFGIVQDCARVLSDVTPAGKVVEVRELIARYSTDVIASCAFGINVDSQHNPEAEFRQWGRRFFKPSLRTYMTQALGFFNPKLRKLIPVAFTPKDITEYFTRVVKDTVKHREETGVIRKDFMQLLIQLKNKGYVDDSFSISVEKSDEGGNKSLTIKQLAAQAWVFFLAGFETSSTTVSFCLYELSKHPHIQKRLQDEIDAVLKKSNGEVTYEDITSNMPYLEKVIDETLRVYPPVAALNREVVQDYKLPGYDCVLEKGTKVVIPVLGLHHDPKYFRNPDQFDPEHFSDEQKASRHPFCYLPFGEGPRICIGMRFGLVQVKLAMVHLLSKFSFLPAGDKPSKLRMAPNNLLLTPEGGIELRVERRQVPAS, from the exons ATGGCTGTTATCTTCGATTTCTGGATGACTGAAATGTTAGCTCTACTGTCCACAATTTTTGTGATTATCTACGTCACATTCAAAATTAATTATACCTATTGGAAGAAGAAGGGACTGCCCTATTTAGAGCCATCCTTCCCACTAGGGAATGCCTGGGATACGACACTCATGAGAAAAAGTCCAGGCGAGGATATGCGAGACGTGTATTTTGAAGGCAAAGGAAAGAGTGTAGTGGGTATTTACACAATAAACAGTCCAATTCTCATCTTTCGAGACCCAGATCTAATAAAGACGATCATGGTGAAGGACTTCAACTATTTCCCTGACCGGGGCATCTACATAGACGAAGAGACAGATCACCTATCAGCACACTTATTCTTCCTCGGCGGCACCAAATGGAAGTCTCTGAGACAGAAGCTGACGCCCACGTTCACGTCGGGCAAGATGCGCGCCATGTTCggcatcgtccaggactgcgcgCGCGTTCTGTCTGACGTCACACCGGCGGGCAAGGTCGTGGAAGTGCGCGAACTGATTGCCCGCTACTCTACCGACGTCATCGCCTCTTGTGCCTTTGGGATCAATGTCGACAGTCAGCACAACCCTGAGGCGGAATTCCGGCAATGGGGTCGGCGCTTCTTTAAGCCATCTCTCCGTACCTACATGACCCAGGCGCTGGGATTTTTCAACCCCAAGCTGCGCAAACTGATACCTGTAGCCTTcacgcctaaggacatcacagagtaCTTCACACGAGTcgtcaaggacacagtaaaacacAGAGAGGAGACTGGTGTTATCAGAAAGGATTTCATGCAGCTGCTGATACAACTGAAAAATAAAGGATATGTTGATGACAGCTTCTCAATCAGTGTGGAGAAGAgtgatgaag GAGGAAATAAATCACTGACGATCAAGCAGTTGGCAGCACAGGCGTGGGTGTTCTTCCTCGCTGGGTTCGAAACTTCCTCAACCACCGTAAGCTTCTGTCTGTACGAGCTTTCTAAACATCCACATATCCAGAAGCGGCTGCAAGACGAAATTGATGCCGTACTGAAGAAGTCCAACGGCGAAGTGACATATGAAGACATTACGTCGAACATGCCATATTTGGAGAAGGTGATAGACG AAACTCTTCGTGTATATCCACCGGTTGCCGCTCTGAACCGCGAGGTGGTGCAGGATTACAAACTGCCAGGTTATGACTGTGTTCTGGAGAAAGGAACTAAGGTCGTCATTCCAGTGTTGGGCCTTCATCATGATCCCAAGTATTTCCGAAATCCTGACCAGTTCGACCCAGAGCACTTCTCTGACGAGCAGAAGGCATCCAGACACCCCTTCTGCTATCTGCCCTTCGGTGAGGGTCCACGTATCTGCATTG GCATGCGTTTCGGATTGGTGCAAGTGAAGCTGGCGATGGTACACCTGCTGTCGAAGTTTAGCTTCCTGCCAGCTGGtgacaagccatccaagctccggATGGCCCCGAACAACCTCCTGCTGACGCCGGAGGGCGGGATAGAGCTGCGTGTCGAGCGGCGACAGGTGCCGGCCAGCTGA
- the LOC126262317 gene encoding cytochrome P450 6k1-like isoform X1 has translation MAVIFDFWMTEMLALLSTIFVIIYVTFKINYTYWKKKGLPYLEPSFPLGNAWDTTLMRKSPGEDMRDVYFEGKGKSVVGIYTINSPILIFRDPDLIKTIMVKDFNYFPDRGIYIDEETDHLSAHLFFLGGTKWKSLRQKLTPTFTSGKMRAMFGIVQDCARVLSDVTPAGKVVEVRELIARYSTDVIASCAFGINVDSQHNPEAEFRQWGRRFFKPSLRTYMTQALGFFNPKLRKLIPVAFTPKDITEYFTRVVKDTVKHREETGVIRKDFMQLLIQLKNKGYVDDSFSISVEKSDEAGGNKSLTIKQLAAQAWVFFLAGFETSSTTVSFCLYELSKHPHIQKRLQDEIDAVLKKSNGEVTYEDITSNMPYLEKVIDETLRVYPPVAALNREVVQDYKLPGYDCVLEKGTKVVIPVLGLHHDPKYFRNPDQFDPEHFSDEQKASRHPFCYLPFGEGPRICIGMRFGLVQVKLAMVHLLSKFSFLPAGDKPSKLRMAPNNLLLTPEGGIELRVERRQVPAS, from the exons ATGGCTGTTATCTTCGATTTCTGGATGACTGAAATGTTAGCTCTACTGTCCACAATTTTTGTGATTATCTACGTCACATTCAAAATTAATTATACCTATTGGAAGAAGAAGGGACTGCCCTATTTAGAGCCATCCTTCCCACTAGGGAATGCCTGGGATACGACACTCATGAGAAAAAGTCCAGGCGAGGATATGCGAGACGTGTATTTTGAAGGCAAAGGAAAGAGTGTAGTGGGTATTTACACAATAAACAGTCCAATTCTCATCTTTCGAGACCCAGATCTAATAAAGACGATCATGGTGAAGGACTTCAACTATTTCCCTGACCGGGGCATCTACATAGACGAAGAGACAGATCACCTATCAGCACACTTATTCTTCCTCGGCGGCACCAAATGGAAGTCTCTGAGACAGAAGCTGACGCCCACGTTCACGTCGGGCAAGATGCGCGCCATGTTCggcatcgtccaggactgcgcgCGCGTTCTGTCTGACGTCACACCGGCGGGCAAGGTCGTGGAAGTGCGCGAACTGATTGCCCGCTACTCTACCGACGTCATCGCCTCTTGTGCCTTTGGGATCAATGTCGACAGTCAGCACAACCCTGAGGCGGAATTCCGGCAATGGGGTCGGCGCTTCTTTAAGCCATCTCTCCGTACCTACATGACCCAGGCGCTGGGATTTTTCAACCCCAAGCTGCGCAAACTGATACCTGTAGCCTTcacgcctaaggacatcacagagtaCTTCACACGAGTcgtcaaggacacagtaaaacacAGAGAGGAGACTGGTGTTATCAGAAAGGATTTCATGCAGCTGCTGATACAACTGAAAAATAAAGGATATGTTGATGACAGCTTCTCAATCAGTGTGGAGAAGAgtgatgaag CAGGAGGAAATAAATCACTGACGATCAAGCAGTTGGCAGCACAGGCGTGGGTGTTCTTCCTCGCTGGGTTCGAAACTTCCTCAACCACCGTAAGCTTCTGTCTGTACGAGCTTTCTAAACATCCACATATCCAGAAGCGGCTGCAAGACGAAATTGATGCCGTACTGAAGAAGTCCAACGGCGAAGTGACATATGAAGACATTACGTCGAACATGCCATATTTGGAGAAGGTGATAGACG AAACTCTTCGTGTATATCCACCGGTTGCCGCTCTGAACCGCGAGGTGGTGCAGGATTACAAACTGCCAGGTTATGACTGTGTTCTGGAGAAAGGAACTAAGGTCGTCATTCCAGTGTTGGGCCTTCATCATGATCCCAAGTATTTCCGAAATCCTGACCAGTTCGACCCAGAGCACTTCTCTGACGAGCAGAAGGCATCCAGACACCCCTTCTGCTATCTGCCCTTCGGTGAGGGTCCACGTATCTGCATTG GCATGCGTTTCGGATTGGTGCAAGTGAAGCTGGCGATGGTACACCTGCTGTCGAAGTTTAGCTTCCTGCCAGCTGGtgacaagccatccaagctccggATGGCCCCGAACAACCTCCTGCTGACGCCGGAGGGCGGGATAGAGCTGCGTGTCGAGCGGCGACAGGTGCCGGCCAGCTGA